atagtgatattactaataaatgaattttgaaagaaacatggaaccggtgtgatgttaatttcaaaagggtcttcttttattagcgaggtttgatcattagttaacttaacacttaccaagtctttgattttagcactagtgtttaactcttttaaaaacttagcatgaggggttattaaacaatgattttcgaaagtaggtgacaagaggttaattttttcaaaattagactcttcttgaattttaacgttatcggactcaccattttcgttgtttaactcatgtgtcggtttttcactttcttgttcttccatttttacactttcaactatctctacgttattatcattttttagctcttctcttgcgcgggattcctcttcccttgcgcgagattcttttatgcaacgttcgatagttttaatgtgttctaatatcctattggtcacttcggtgagattgaaagaatttggatcctcaaagcttgaatccggttgttcgatccttggttcctcatagtactcatatgaagtagatggttcacaccattgttcttcattgtaagtatatgatggataagggtcgaaactttgttcttcatagtactcatatgaggtgggttgttcacgccatggttcctcataataagagtatgaaggtggtggctcatatgttgaatcttcaaagtatgagtatgaaggctcataccttggttcatcaaaatatgagtatgagggaggaggttcatacctttggtcttcataggatgtgtatgaagttgatggctcgtacctgggctcctcataatggttgtatgaattggatggttgatatgaagtattatattgaaccgagcgtgcgttacgacaattagtgcaataattacccctataatcatcctcatcataggtgtagttgtaacctcttgagtattgatccataagaatcactcaacagatcacaactgagtctcgggaccagaaaacaaaaataagacggaaacagaagctggacacggccccgtgttgagtgaacacggccccgtgttcagggactgtatctgggcgttttaattaaattgactggtcacgttgagcacgggggcgtgttcagtgagcacggccccgtgttcagactctgtatctgggtatctactctaaaaatatgcagcacgggggcgtgttcagcgagcacggccccgtgttcaggctactgtaaatgcaaacactaaactaaaatgcagaaaaatgcgcgtgttttaaaaaggttttgaaaactgattaggccgtcgattttaagctttcttaaaatccttgtgtccccggcaacggcgccaaaaacttgatgcgtgttagtgtatatatgtttttagatatatatttaagccctttttacacttttagccaagttttaaatttataaaacacgatatttactaacactaaacacacatatgggcaagtgcacccatcgtggacgtagtatagtgttggtaagataccgaggtcgtccaaggacacaagagcttttaataccggtttatcctcaacgtctaatcaaatcaaaaaggttagaaaaatgttttaaactaagaaaaataaaaactaactaaaatgctgaaaataaaaataaaataaaaacagatagacaagatgaatcacttggttccgacacgtgtattagtataacctttgattattttcgcacttttgcacttgtttaagagattatcttagttattgtagtaggcccctcttttgaaggcgacgttaccctcaacccagtagtttgagtcagcaaggatacaatcctaaagggtcggattattgaaagataatgaattaagttattaatgcaaattatggtaggccccgcttctggcggtgacgttaccctcggctaagtagtctgagtcagcagggatacagtcctaaatagccgggttatagtattaatagtagttaacttatgagggggtcaaagagcttggatccccgccatccaatacctatgggcattgaaggagatcctactaaatttgacccaggtcccaagcaggacctctaaacgctgaacaagggcaagacccttaccaaaccgttcccttaacccccgaccaggtagccaacatacctccatatagaccgtggagatatgaatggtgaaaatcttttattttatatagacagtaaaataacgccaagacaccacggacaaacgataaggaaagatcaccttcaacataagtaactagttattaaagtcattaatacaaaaccaaataaaaagtgcaaaagattaaaaataaaaagtattatactaaacacttgtcttcaccaagtgatgtaagagacttaggcaaacatggccttgattgtcaagaactcttacgatcaatcttggatcccgagacaactcacacactctacgatggacaatggatgatggtggtggatgatggtgttatggtggtggtgggtggtggatgaggtgtgagagaggtggtgtgccaagggatgagagagaatgaagccaagctcttctatttataggctgaacagaaggctggacacggccccgtgtccgctggacacggccccgtgcccgcctgacactctctctcctcattagttgtaattgcgaattacaattaatgcgcctgctgtactttcaccacgcccccgtgctcgctagacacggccccgtggtgggcaatggaagcttctactggtttgtcttttctgctgcttcctgggcacgcccccgtgttcgctggacacggggcgtgttcagactctgtttccttctttttgccttgggaggtgccgttgagggtccgggcagtccacttttgttccttttcttgtatttatggtagaattagtggtctttttgcttcttttgtgattttgagctcatttcatcctgaaaatacaaaaggaagacaaaaacactctttttccaacattagtacttaaaaagggttagttttatgccttaattgatgtgttttatatgttgcattttacacacatcacttacCAAGgtatgggattcccggggtttgggaatgggattgaatgaatgaggttgaatagatacctgtacttacactgttactagactatctaccatcgtcctcggatgcgcaacacatacgtaaaacctacgtatacttgtactcatcactatcctcaggttgcgaaggacactcacgtaaaacctacgtgaacttatactcactactgcctcggttgtgtcaggcacttacgtaaaacctacgtaaacccccgcgtacccctgtcctcggtttgtgaaggacacttacgtaaatcctacgtaaaccttgtacgtactactgttgtcaagttaagaagaacacttatggttacaaatagtctagtgtatatgcaatatgggaagcccccaccaatagaacatactatcggcccagtagagccacatgttacgaaacaGACTTACTATTATgaatttacttactgtgaactcgctcaactagttgttgactctctgttgcatgccttgcaggtcgttaggtatacatggagcttgcacagggaggcgcggtcgttgtggacaaggatcgtgaatgattTGATtgaacattatgacattacatacttatttatgattgggcttttactcatttgcttccgctaaatgTTGAacttataattatgttttgaacacctttcatatggattggtttggtttaatgacatttacttttactatatacattgttctatatgattggtggcttgatcctggtcagtcacgctcccaagcggtgatactccgcaggtggattttgggggtgtgacacttttagCCCAGTCATTAAGGCTACTACTATCCGTACGGTCCTTTCTATTGCTGTTACAAAAGGTTGGCCCCTCCGCCAATTAGACGTTCAAAATGCATTTTTACATGGGGATCTCAAGGAAACCGTTTACCTACAGCAACCGCCAGGGTTTGTTGATCCTATGAGACCGGATCACGTGTGCCTCCTTCACAAGTCTCTCTATGGCCTCAAACAAGCACCCTGGACATGGTTTTATCGACTCTCTTCTGTCCTACGCAGCCTCGGTTTTAGGGGCTCCAAAACGGATCCTTCCTTGTTTATCTACTCGTCAGGTAAAACGCTGCTATACATGTTGGTTTATGTCGATGATATCATACTCACGGGAAATGACTCGGCTGCTATTGACACTATCGTACGTCGTCTAAGTCATACCTTTGCTCTACAAGATTTGGGAAAATTGTCCTACTTTTTGGGTATTGAGATTGTTTACTGTGACAGGGATATTGTTTTGTCTCAGAAGAAATATATACTAGACTTGCTTCACCGGGCCAACATGTCTCTTGCTAAACCGGTTCCATCTCCCATGACCACCTCGTCTAATCTGTCTATTAGTGACGGTCCTCCCCATGACAACCCAGTTGAATATCGCCAAATGGTTGGGGCACTACAGTATGTTACATTGTCTAGACCTGACCTTGCCTTTGCAGTCAACAAAGTCTGCCAATTCATGCAGGCTCCTACAACTAATCACTGGTCAGCGGTTAAACGAATATTACGGTATCTTCAGGGCACAATCAATCATGGTCTTCTCTTCCGTCATGATTCGGGTTCGTTACTTCATGCTTATACGGATACTCAACTCACTGCCTTCTCTGACGCAGATTGGGCTGGTTGCCCGGATGACCGTCGATCCACCGGCGGATTTGCTATATATCTAGGCAGGAATCTTGTCTCTTAGGCTGCCCGTAAACAGAAAACTGTCTCTCGGTCATCTACAGAATCCGAATACAAAGCTCTTGCAGACACTGTTGCTGAACTGACTTGGCTTGAGACGCTTTTGAGAGAATTATGTTTTCCTGTTAAGATTGCTCCAACATTGTGGTGTGATAACTTGGGGGCTACCTACTTGTCGGCTAATCCGGTCTTCCATGCAAGAACGAAACATGTTGAAGTTGACTTTCATTTTGTTTGGGAAAAGGTGGCTCAACGAAAATTGCATGTCCAATTTATCTCCACACATGCTGATGTGTTACTAAGGCCTTACCGTCTCAACGATTTCTTCTTTTGAGATCCAAGCTACAGGTCGAACCTCGGCCTTAGCTTGCGGGGGAATATTagacaaatatatatttagtttatATTAGAGGGTTTATTATGTAAATGTGTACTCTATTTATATCTCTTGTATTCTCCTTGATTACACACAATATTAAATACAATACAATTACGTATTTACCAAGTTTAACTTACAACATCAGCAGACACCCAAAAGAAGTAGCCCTTCCAATGTTTCAAATACTTGGGCACCGACGACACACACCCAGGACTCACCCGTTTCTCCACAGTATACCAATCACCATAACGGGCCAGTCGAAGAAACTGTCTAAACAAAGGAAGAGATGGCACACCACCAAGAGCCCGACACACGAGTTCGAAATGAGAAACTTTGATGGCACCAACAGGGGCCAGCTGGGATATGTTAAGTTTGTGTTATGTCAAGAACTCCAAAAGGAATAAAGAGAACGGAATGCGGAGGTTGGAGAACTCGAAATGCTTTGTGTAGACGGCTATGTAGCCGTCTGGACAGTCGGTTACACGATGATC
This is a stretch of genomic DNA from Helianthus annuus cultivar XRQ/B chromosome 16, HanXRQr2.0-SUNRISE, whole genome shotgun sequence. It encodes these proteins:
- the LOC110920008 gene encoding uncharacterized mitochondrial protein AtMg00810-like, translating into MLVYVDDIILTGNDSAAIDTIVRRLSHTFALQDLGKLSYFLGIEIVYCDRDIVLSQKKYILDLLHRANMSLAKPVPSPMTTSSNLSISDGPPHDNPVEYRQMVGALQYVTLSRPDLAFAVNKVCQFMQAPTTNHWSAVKRILRYLQGTINHGLLFRHDSGSLLHAYTDTQLTAFSDADWAGCPDDRRSTGGFAIYLGRNLVS